In Brevundimonas sp. SGAir0440, one DNA window encodes the following:
- the pstB gene encoding phosphate ABC transporter ATP-binding protein PstB: MKFRIFRSAEDQTGAGSVDPTEAPRMGGQVLPEIAPSKGAAAEPRIEDATPRSGPAVVDSPPVGPIKIAARDVSVFYEGKQALYDVSLDIPDKTVTALIGPSGCGKSTFLRTMNRMNDTIAGAKVTGRIAMDGEDINDRSIDPVLLRARVGMVFQRPNPFPKSIYENVAYGPKIHGLVSSKAEMDEVVEKALKRAGLWDEVADRLQSSAMGLSGGQQQRLVIARAIAVNPEVILMDEPCSALDPIATARIEELIDELRERFCIVIVTHSMAQAARVSQRTAFFHMGRLVETGDTEDIFQNPRERRTLDYITGRFG, from the coding sequence ATGAAATTCCGTATTTTTCGCTCCGCCGAGGACCAGACCGGCGCCGGCTCGGTCGATCCGACCGAAGCGCCGCGCATGGGCGGTCAGGTCCTGCCCGAAATCGCTCCGTCCAAGGGCGCAGCCGCCGAACCGCGCATCGAGGACGCCACGCCCCGGTCGGGTCCCGCCGTGGTCGACAGCCCGCCCGTCGGTCCGATCAAGATCGCCGCGCGCGACGTCTCGGTCTTCTATGAGGGCAAACAGGCGCTCTACGACGTCTCGCTGGATATTCCGGACAAGACCGTCACGGCCCTGATCGGTCCGTCGGGCTGCGGCAAGTCCACCTTCCTGCGGACCATGAACCGCATGAACGACACTATCGCCGGGGCCAAGGTCACGGGCCGCATCGCCATGGACGGCGAGGACATCAACGACCGCTCCATCGACCCGGTGCTTCTGCGCGCCCGCGTCGGCATGGTGTTCCAGCGTCCGAACCCATTCCCGAAATCGATCTACGAAAACGTCGCCTATGGGCCCAAGATTCACGGCCTGGTGTCGTCCAAGGCCGAGATGGACGAGGTCGTCGAAAAGGCGCTGAAGCGCGCCGGTCTGTGGGACGAGGTCGCCGACCGCCTACAGTCGTCGGCCATGGGTCTCTCGGGTGGCCAGCAGCAGCGTCTGGTCATCGCCCGCGCCATCGCCGTGAACCCCGAGGTCATCCTGATGGACGAACCCTGCTCGGCGCTGGACCCCATCGCCACGGCGCGGATCGAGGAGCTGATCGACGAACTGCGCGAGCGGTTCTGCATCGTCATCGTCACCCACTCGATGGCCCAGGCCGCGCGCGTGTCTCAACGCACCGCCTTCTTCCACATGGGTCGTCTGGTCGAGACCGGAGACACGGAAGACATCTTCCAGAACCCGCGCGAACGGCGCACGCTCGACTACATCACGGGACGCTTCGGCTAA
- the pstC gene encoding phosphate ABC transporter permease subunit PstC has translation MIWIYLLILVALSAAAFLGGRALARRRAIGAKPHSRPGQHGAYALIWVAAPALLVLILASVFAAPLQRQLTAAGTPDAVAALEPFRRDAFFADAHRVGRGEPAMQIWERPLAEELPVEARRMVRIERTLSWGGGVAAILAAILGGLFALTQIKPQTRARNRVEGWIYGALFVCSAIAVLTTLGIIASLAFDSFRFFQRVPVLDFLFGTQWSPQIAIRADQIGSSGAFGAVPLFAGTLLIMVIAMCVAAPIGLLSAIYLSEYASRTTRAVIKPLLEVLAGVPTVVYGFFAALTVGPLLRVLFNEIGLFLIGGPLDGLGQYLALVQNQMALTAGAVMGIMLIPFVSSLSDDILNAVPQSLRDGSFAMGATKSETVKRVLLPAALPGIAGALLLAVSRAIGETMIVTMAAGLAANLTFNPLDTVTTVTVQIVTLLTGDQEFNSAKTLSAFGLGLTLFLVTLMLNIIAHRIVQTYREQYD, from the coding sequence ATGATCTGGATTTATCTGCTGATCCTCGTCGCCTTGAGTGCGGCCGCCTTCCTGGGCGGGCGTGCATTGGCGCGTCGTCGTGCGATCGGCGCAAAGCCCCATTCCCGCCCCGGTCAGCACGGCGCCTATGCGCTGATCTGGGTCGCCGCGCCGGCTCTGCTGGTGCTGATCCTGGCCTCGGTGTTCGCCGCCCCGCTTCAGCGTCAGCTGACGGCCGCCGGCACGCCTGATGCAGTCGCGGCGCTGGAGCCCTTCCGTCGCGACGCCTTCTTCGCCGACGCCCACCGCGTGGGTCGTGGCGAGCCCGCCATGCAGATCTGGGAGCGTCCGCTGGCCGAAGAGTTGCCGGTTGAGGCGCGTCGCATGGTTCGCATCGAACGCACCCTGTCGTGGGGCGGCGGCGTCGCCGCCATCCTGGCCGCCATCCTGGGCGGCCTGTTCGCCCTGACGCAGATCAAGCCTCAGACGCGCGCCCGCAACCGGGTCGAGGGCTGGATCTACGGCGCCCTGTTCGTCTGCTCGGCCATCGCCGTCCTGACGACCCTGGGCATCATCGCCTCCCTGGCCTTCGACAGCTTCCGCTTCTTCCAGAGGGTGCCGGTTCTCGACTTCCTGTTCGGCACCCAATGGAGCCCGCAGATAGCGATCCGCGCCGATCAGATCGGGTCCTCGGGCGCCTTCGGGGCCGTGCCGCTGTTCGCCGGCACCCTGTTGATCATGGTCATCGCCATGTGCGTCGCCGCGCCGATCGGCCTGCTGTCGGCCATCTATCTGTCGGAATACGCCAGCCGCACGACCCGCGCCGTGATCAAGCCGTTGCTGGAGGTTCTCGCCGGCGTGCCGACCGTCGTTTACGGCTTCTTCGCCGCCCTGACCGTCGGGCCCTTGCTGCGGGTCCTGTTCAACGAGATCGGTCTTTTCCTGATCGGCGGACCGCTGGACGGGCTGGGCCAATACCTGGCCCTGGTTCAGAACCAGATGGCCCTGACGGCCGGCGCAGTGATGGGCATCATGCTGATCCCGTTCGTGTCGTCCCTGTCTGACGACATTCTGAACGCCGTGCCCCAGTCGCTGCGTGACGGCTCGTTCGCCATGGGCGCGACCAAGTCCGAGACGGTGAAGCGGGTTCTTCTGCCCGCCGCGCTGCCGGGCATCGCCGGCGCCCTGCTGCTGGCCGTGTCGCGCGCCATCGGCGAGACCATGATCGTGACCATGGCTGCGGGCCTGGCCGCCAACCTGACCTTCAATCCGCTGGACACCGTCACCACCGTCACGGTCCAGATCGTGACCCTGCTGACCGGCGACCAGGAGTTCAACAGCGCCAAGACCCTGTCCGCCTTCGGCCTGGGCCTGACCCTGTTCCTGGTGACCCTGATGCTGAACATCATCGCCCACCGGATCGTGCAGACCTATCGGGAACAATATGACTGA
- the phoU gene encoding phosphate signaling complex protein PhoU: protein MNQHTVKAYGDELNQITAEIARMGGLAEAQVADAIDSVARRDIALARAVVERDLKLDALHRDIEKKAIRLIALRQPVASDLRRTLGAMKIATDLERTGDLAKNIAKRALILAEAQPMQPLTRSIERMGRLVSTRLRDVLDAYTASELDRAVAVWQTDDEVDEHYNALFRELLTYMMGDPRTIGACTHLLFMAKNLERIGDHATNIAETVHYEITGEDIVGERPRAQPTAEDSDPTPNLSTR, encoded by the coding sequence ATGAACCAGCACACCGTCAAAGCCTATGGCGACGAACTGAACCAGATCACGGCCGAGATCGCCCGCATGGGCGGCCTGGCCGAGGCCCAGGTTGCGGACGCCATCGATTCCGTCGCCCGCCGCGACATCGCCCTGGCCCGCGCCGTGGTCGAACGCGATCTGAAACTGGACGCCCTGCACCGCGATATCGAGAAGAAGGCGATCCGCCTGATCGCCCTGCGCCAGCCGGTCGCCAGCGACCTGCGTCGCACCCTGGGCGCCATGAAGATCGCCACCGATCTGGAGCGCACCGGCGACCTGGCCAAGAACATCGCCAAGCGCGCGCTGATCCTGGCCGAAGCCCAGCCGATGCAGCCCCTGACCCGTTCGATCGAGCGGATGGGCCGTCTGGTGTCGACCCGCCTGCGCGATGTGCTGGACGCCTATACGGCCTCGGAACTCGATCGCGCCGTCGCCGTCTGGCAGACCGACGACGAGGTCGACGAGCACTACAACGCCCTGTTCCGCGAACTGCTGACCTACATGATGGGCGATCCGCGCACTATCGGGGCCTGCACCCATCTGCTCTTCATGGCCAAGAACCTGGAGCGGATCGGCGATCACGCGACCAACATCGCCGAGACCGTCCATTACGAGATCACGGGCGAGGACATCGTGGGCGAACGCCCGCGCGCCCAGCCCACGGCTGAGGATTCCGATCCGACGCCGAACCTTTCGACGCGCTGA
- a CDS encoding autotransporter domain-containing protein translates to MSRFITGGAVAALALAACAFAGSASAQTYNRLVVFGDSLSDNGNLFLISGGTQPPSPPYARRFSNGPTFVELLGFNAANFNGSVTGSINYAFGGSRTDASAGVPFGMLNQLSRYTAAGGRFSSTDLVSVLGGANDIFQGLPAAGLTTNPVAAITPVATTAATNVNTLVSTVAGAGAGTILVTNLPKLSLTPLFRGQMAAPLADYAVTTFNTALQANLTATAAARPGSNIIMMDLFKVSDTLAANPGLFGITNITDKCFNGVTVCANPDSYFYFDDVHPTAAGHRIIAQLATDYLYYGDIGAQSTLQGETAYRHREDALDAAGEALSGRQPWEAGVSVTTSALIDSVDTDARGSVTSSSSDGWGARIALEAGPSANWRFGLAGTARNTDVESQALQFNVESFGLDVYGGWRSGDVFVNAAVGVARDNIDDIERTTSLAPIVHTAETRALSSGARLQGGMWFDMGGVALSPRAALAYVSSDVDGYYEQGVGAQYQYGDRTVKALAGEVALRAEAEMGGFGLFAEGGYRDALDDSSDPLRVGLYNNPAQVLSREIDDPFGGQFLASAGVEGSLGPVKVTVGYRGRFGDHADSHMGGIQLKLPL, encoded by the coding sequence ATGTCACGCTTCATCACCGGCGGCGCCGTCGCCGCCTTGGCGCTCGCCGCCTGCGCCTTTGCCGGCTCAGCCTCGGCCCAGACCTACAACCGTCTCGTCGTCTTCGGTGACAGCCTCAGCGACAACGGCAACCTGTTTCTGATCTCGGGAGGGACCCAGCCGCCGTCGCCGCCCTATGCGCGCCGCTTCTCGAACGGTCCGACCTTCGTTGAACTGCTGGGCTTCAACGCCGCCAACTTCAACGGCTCGGTCACGGGCAGCATCAACTACGCCTTCGGCGGCTCGCGCACCGACGCTTCGGCCGGCGTGCCGTTCGGCATGCTGAACCAGCTGTCGCGCTACACCGCTGCGGGCGGCCGCTTCAGCTCGACCGATCTGGTCAGCGTCCTGGGCGGCGCAAACGACATCTTCCAAGGCCTGCCCGCCGCCGGCCTCACCACCAATCCGGTCGCCGCCATCACCCCGGTCGCCACGACCGCCGCCACTAACGTCAACACGCTGGTCAGCACCGTGGCGGGCGCCGGCGCCGGGACCATCCTGGTCACCAACCTTCCCAAGCTCAGCCTGACACCTCTCTTCCGCGGCCAGATGGCGGCGCCGCTGGCCGACTATGCGGTGACCACCTTCAACACGGCGCTACAGGCCAATCTGACCGCCACCGCCGCCGCGCGTCCAGGCAGCAACATCATCATGATGGACCTGTTCAAAGTCAGCGACACGCTGGCCGCCAATCCAGGGCTGTTCGGCATCACCAATATCACTGACAAGTGCTTCAACGGGGTTACGGTTTGCGCGAACCCAGACAGCTATTTCTACTTTGACGATGTCCACCCGACCGCAGCGGGCCACCGGATCATCGCCCAACTCGCGACCGACTACCTCTACTATGGCGACATCGGCGCCCAATCGACCCTGCAGGGCGAGACGGCTTATCGTCACCGCGAGGATGCTTTGGACGCCGCGGGCGAGGCCCTGTCGGGGCGCCAGCCGTGGGAGGCCGGCGTGTCCGTCACCACCTCGGCCCTGATCGACAGCGTCGACACCGACGCGCGCGGCTCGGTCACCAGCTCGTCCAGCGACGGCTGGGGCGCCCGTATTGCGCTTGAGGCCGGCCCCTCGGCCAACTGGCGCTTCGGTCTGGCCGGCACGGCGCGCAACACCGACGTCGAAAGCCAGGCGCTGCAGTTCAACGTCGAAAGCTTCGGCCTGGACGTCTATGGCGGCTGGCGCTCGGGCGACGTCTTCGTCAACGCCGCCGTCGGCGTGGCGCGCGACAACATCGACGACATCGAACGCACGACCAGCCTCGCGCCGATCGTCCACACCGCCGAAACCCGCGCGCTCAGCAGCGGCGCGCGTCTGCAAGGCGGCATGTGGTTCGACATGGGCGGCGTCGCCCTGTCGCCCCGTGCGGCCCTGGCCTATGTGTCCAGCGACGTGGACGGCTATTACGAACAGGGCGTTGGCGCCCAGTATCAGTACGGCGATCGCACGGTGAAGGCTCTGGCCGGCGAGGTCGCACTGCGCGCCGAGGCTGAAATGGGCGGGTTCGGCCTGTTCGCCGAAGGCGGCTACCGCGACGCTTTGGACGACAGCTCCGATCCGCTGCGCGTCGGCCTCTACAACAACCCGGCGCAGGTGCTGTCGCGCGAGATCGACGATCCGTTCGGCGGCCAGTTCCTAGCCTCGGCTGGCGTCGAGGGTTCGCTCGGCCCGGTCAAGGTGACGGTCGGCTATCGCGGCCGCTTCGGCGACCACGCCGACAGCCACATGGGCGGCATTCAGCTGAAACTGCCGCTTTAA
- the phoB gene encoding phosphate regulon transcriptional regulator PhoB has translation MQPYILVMEDEDALATLLQYNLEKEGYDVAVAADGEEGMLQIDERLPDLVLLDWMLPKLSGIEVCRRIRGKAETRNLPIIMLTARGEESDRVRGLDTGADDYLTKPFSMVELIARIRAVLRRIRPGLADDRLNHGDIVVDRVSHRVKRNGKEVHLGPTEFRLLDHFMQHPGRVFSREQLLDAVWGSDVYVEARTVDVHVGRLRKALAIADESANPIRTVRSAGYSLDLEG, from the coding sequence GTGCAGCCCTATATCCTTGTGATGGAAGACGAGGACGCGCTGGCGACCCTTCTTCAGTACAATCTCGAAAAGGAAGGCTACGACGTCGCCGTCGCCGCCGACGGCGAGGAGGGCATGCTCCAGATCGATGAGCGTCTGCCCGATCTGGTGCTGCTGGACTGGATGCTGCCCAAGCTGTCGGGCATCGAGGTCTGCCGTCGCATTCGCGGCAAGGCCGAGACCCGCAACCTGCCGATCATCATGCTGACGGCGCGCGGGGAGGAGAGCGACCGGGTTCGCGGTCTGGACACCGGCGCCGACGACTATCTGACCAAGCCCTTTTCGATGGTCGAACTGATCGCGCGCATCCGCGCCGTCCTGCGCCGCATTCGTCCGGGCCTGGCCGACGACCGCTTGAACCACGGCGACATCGTCGTGGATCGCGTCTCGCACCGGGTGAAGCGCAACGGCAAGGAGGTCCATCTTGGCCCCACCGAGTTCCGCCTGCTGGACCACTTCATGCAGCACCCCGGACGGGTGTTCAGCCGCGAGCAGCTGCTGGACGCGGTCTGGGGCTCGGACGTCTATGTCGAGGCCCGCACGGTCGACGTCCACGTCGGGCGCCTGCGCAAGGCCCTGGCCATAGCCGACGAAAGCGCCAATCCCATCCGTACGGTCCGCTCGGCGGGCTATTCGCTGGATCTGGAAGGCTGA
- the serA gene encoding phosphoglycerate dehydrogenase, producing MKMLLLENIHPAAVERLEEAGYSVETQKGALDEDDLIAAIKGVHVLGIRSKTTVSRRVLEQADRLMAVAAFCIGTNQIDLDAASDHGVAVFNAPYSNTRSVVELAIGLMIVLMRDVADKSAAMHVGKWNKSATGSKELRGKTLGIVGYGAIGSQLSVLAENLGMRVLFYDLSERLALGNARRMRSLDALLAESDVVTLHVDGRKENADIFGAAQFGRMKEGALFLNLARGHVVDVGALSQAIGSGRVAGAAVDVFPEEPRTNADPFESPLQGLPNMILTPHIGGSTEEAQEAIAEFAAERLLGYLNRGDTTFSVNLPNVQLSEVSGAHRILHIHRNQPGVLAELNRALASAGLNILGQHLKTDERTGYVITDVDRDYDPEALRELKTVPGTLKFRTLQ from the coding sequence ATGAAGATGCTGCTCCTGGAAAACATCCACCCCGCCGCCGTCGAGCGGCTGGAAGAGGCGGGCTATTCGGTCGAAACCCAGAAGGGCGCGCTGGACGAGGACGATCTGATCGCCGCCATCAAGGGCGTCCATGTCCTGGGCATCCGCTCCAAGACCACGGTCAGCCGCCGCGTGCTGGAACAGGCCGATCGGCTGATGGCCGTCGCCGCCTTCTGCATCGGCACCAACCAGATCGACCTGGACGCGGCCTCGGATCACGGCGTGGCGGTGTTCAACGCCCCCTATTCGAACACCCGCTCGGTGGTCGAACTGGCCATCGGCCTGATGATCGTTCTGATGCGCGACGTGGCGGACAAGTCCGCCGCCATGCATGTCGGCAAGTGGAACAAGTCCGCCACCGGCTCAAAGGAGCTGCGTGGCAAGACCCTGGGCATCGTCGGCTACGGCGCGATCGGCAGCCAGCTGTCGGTGTTGGCTGAAAACCTGGGCATGCGGGTGCTGTTCTACGACCTGTCAGAGCGCCTGGCCCTGGGCAATGCGCGCCGCATGCGCTCGCTGGACGCACTGCTGGCCGAAAGCGACGTGGTCACCCTGCATGTCGATGGCCGCAAGGAGAACGCTGACATCTTCGGTGCGGCCCAGTTCGGCCGGATGAAGGAAGGCGCGTTGTTCCTGAACCTGGCGCGGGGCCATGTGGTCGATGTCGGCGCCCTGTCCCAGGCGATCGGCTCGGGCCGGGTCGCCGGCGCCGCCGTCGATGTCTTCCCCGAAGAGCCGCGCACCAACGCCGACCCCTTCGAGAGCCCGCTTCAGGGCCTGCCCAACATGATCCTGACGCCGCACATCGGCGGCTCGACCGAAGAGGCGCAGGAGGCCATCGCCGAGTTCGCGGCTGAACGTCTGCTGGGCTATCTGAACCGGGGCGACACGACCTTCAGCGTCAACCTGCCTAACGTCCAACTCTCAGAGGTTTCGGGCGCGCACCGCATCCTGCACATCCACAGGAACCAGCCGGGCGTGCTGGCCGAACTGAACCGCGCCCTGGCGTCGGCGGGCCTGAACATCCTGGGTCAGCACCTGAAAACGGACGAGCGCACGGGCTATGTCATCACCGACGTGGACCGCGATTACGACCCGGAGGCCCTGCGTGAACTCAAGACGGTGCCGGGCACGCTGAAGTTCCGCACGTTGCAGTGA
- the pstA gene encoding phosphate ABC transporter permease PstA codes for MTDATPDQIAGAAANGRLDRLRAGLKRRHARETRFKWYGRLAIAAAMLFLAVLLVRIVEQGHTAFYTHTVTVPVFMDPARVDRAYPQGSNFEQLAAEQQLARMGIQDDAAGTKAAQMKRLFSSELKFVAADLVAKRSEVIGETVPLAVPLSDDADLYLKGEISKDTPEDQRRLTDQQIAWLDRMKSNGVIGAHFNTALFTNGDSTQPELAGVLGAVVGSALMLMVTALIAIPLGVGAAIWLEEFAPKNKLTDIIEVNINNLAAVPSIVYGLLGLALFINWMHLPRASPIVGGLVLALMALPTLVIATRSALKAVPPSIREAALAMGASKTQTVFSHVLPLAMPGVMTGAIISMAHALGETAPLLLIGMVSFVPGVPHAIDQPVGALPSLIYIWENASERAFHERTAAAIIVLLVFMIIMNAAAIILRRRFERRW; via the coding sequence ATGACTGACGCGACCCCCGATCAGATCGCCGGCGCGGCCGCCAACGGACGTCTGGACCGCCTGCGTGCGGGTCTGAAGCGTCGTCACGCCAGGGAAACGCGCTTCAAATGGTATGGCCGCCTGGCCATCGCCGCCGCCATGCTGTTCCTGGCCGTGCTGCTGGTCCGCATCGTCGAGCAGGGCCACACCGCCTTCTACACCCACACCGTCACCGTGCCGGTCTTCATGGACCCGGCGCGCGTCGATCGCGCCTATCCGCAGGGCTCCAACTTCGAACAACTGGCCGCCGAGCAGCAACTGGCACGGATGGGCATTCAGGACGACGCGGCCGGAACGAAGGCCGCGCAGATGAAGCGGCTGTTCTCGTCTGAGCTGAAGTTCGTCGCCGCCGATCTGGTCGCCAAGCGCAGCGAAGTCATCGGCGAGACCGTGCCCCTGGCCGTGCCGCTGTCCGACGACGCCGATCTGTATCTGAAGGGCGAAATCTCAAAGGACACGCCCGAGGATCAGCGCCGCCTGACCGATCAGCAGATCGCCTGGCTGGACCGGATGAAGTCCAATGGCGTGATCGGCGCCCACTTCAATACGGCCCTGTTCACCAACGGCGATTCCACGCAGCCCGAGCTGGCGGGCGTCCTGGGCGCCGTGGTCGGGTCGGCCCTGATGCTGATGGTCACGGCTCTGATCGCCATTCCGCTGGGCGTCGGTGCGGCCATCTGGCTGGAAGAGTTCGCGCCCAAGAACAAGCTGACCGACATCATCGAGGTCAACATCAACAACCTCGCGGCCGTGCCGTCGATCGTCTACGGCCTCTTGGGTCTGGCCCTGTTCATCAACTGGATGCACCTGCCGCGGGCCAGTCCGATCGTCGGCGGTCTGGTCCTGGCGCTGATGGCCCTGCCGACCCTGGTCATCGCCACCCGTTCGGCGCTGAAGGCCGTGCCCCCGTCGATCCGCGAGGCCGCCCTGGCCATGGGCGCATCCAAGACCCAGACGGTGTTCAGCCATGTCTTGCCGCTGGCCATGCCCGGCGTCATGACCGGCGCCATCATCTCCATGGCCCACGCCCTGGGCGAGACCGCGCCGCTGCTGCTGATCGGCATGGTCAGCTTCGTGCCGGGCGTGCCGCACGCCATCGACCAGCCGGTCGGGGCGCTGCCCTCGCTGATCTACATCTGGGAGAACGCCTCGGAGCGGGCCTTCCACGAACGCACCGCTGCGGCGATCATCGTCCTTCTGGTCTTCATGATCATCATGAACGCGGCGGCCATTATCCTGAGGCGGCGCTTCGAGCGTCGGTGGTAA
- the purE gene encoding 5-(carboxyamino)imidazole ribonucleotide mutase, whose amino-acid sequence MATSQTPVAIIMGSRSDWPTMKLAADRLDQLGVAWDAKVVSAHRTPQRLVEFATGAKAAGYKVIIAGAGGAAHLPGMAASMTELPVLGVPVQSKALKGMDSLLSIVQMPAGVPVATLAIGEAGAANAGILAAQILALSDEELAGRLAAFRAAQTESVAETVED is encoded by the coding sequence ATGGCGACTTCCCAAACCCCGGTGGCGATCATCATGGGCAGCCGGTCCGACTGGCCGACCATGAAGCTGGCGGCCGATCGCCTGGATCAACTGGGCGTCGCCTGGGACGCCAAGGTCGTCAGCGCCCACCGCACGCCCCAACGCCTGGTCGAGTTCGCCACGGGCGCCAAGGCCGCCGGATACAAGGTCATCATCGCCGGGGCCGGGGGCGCCGCCCATCTGCCCGGCATGGCCGCCTCTATGACCGAACTGCCGGTGTTGGGCGTGCCGGTCCAGTCCAAGGCGCTGAAGGGCATGGATAGCCTGCTGTCGATCGTGCAGATGCCGGCCGGCGTTCCGGTCGCCACCCTGGCCATCGGCGAGGCAGGCGCCGCCAACGCCGGCATCCTGGCCGCCCAGATCCTGGCCCTGTCGGACGAAGAACTGGCCGGACGCCTGGCCGCCTTCCGCGCCGCCCAGACCGAATCCGTCGCAGAAACCGTCGAGGACTAA
- a CDS encoding GGDEF domain-containing protein: MTDVAEHDLTAEIARLRVELEAWKTRAAAAEAAADHDVLTPALNRRGFITAMQRTMAYCQRHGVPAVLLYLDMDGFKSVNDSLGHAAGDAALVAVAKLFLANLRESDAVGRLGGDEFALLMLHAGYEEGRAKARQLAEALKTEGFVWDGQKTELGGSFGVRAWDGHTDAEVWLTEADAAMWVRKKGR; the protein is encoded by the coding sequence GTGACCGACGTGGCCGAACACGACCTGACCGCCGAGATCGCGCGCCTGCGCGTCGAGCTGGAAGCGTGGAAGACGCGCGCCGCCGCCGCCGAGGCCGCCGCCGACCACGATGTGCTGACCCCCGCCCTGAACCGGCGCGGTTTCATCACAGCGATGCAGCGGACCATGGCCTATTGCCAGCGGCACGGGGTGCCGGCGGTGCTGCTGTATCTGGACATGGACGGGTTCAAGAGCGTCAACGACAGCCTGGGCCATGCGGCCGGCGATGCGGCCTTGGTCGCGGTGGCGAAGCTATTCCTGGCCAATCTGCGCGAGTCGGATGCGGTGGGGCGGCTGGGCGGGGACGAGTTCGCCCTGCTGATGTTGCACGCGGGCTATGAAGAGGGCCGGGCCAAGGCGCGTCAGCTGGCCGAGGCGCTGAAGACCGAGGGCTTTGTCTGGGACGGCCAGAAGACCGAACTGGGCGGCTCGTTCGGGGTGCGCGCCTGGGACGGCCATACCGACGCCGAGGTCTGGCTGACCGAGGCCGACGCCGCCATGTGGGTGAGGAAGAAGGGGCGCTGA
- a CDS encoding Hsp33 family molecular chaperone, translating into MTDHAPNIPVSDDLAAAFQIEGWPVRGRLVRLGATIDKILAAHAYPEPVAALLGEACALAALIGSSLKFEGRLLVQAQGDGPVRYVVADYGTDGALRGYCRYDEAEVAEASKGFARPGARSLLGQGVFVMTLDRGPDFERTQGITPIEGESLSLAAEHYFQQSEQVPTKVRLAVGAVETEAGSQWRAGGAMIQIIAGDETRGSTEEVWDRTRALFGTLADDELVDPTISPETLLFRLFHEDGVRLEGARELTAVCRCSRERITSVLASFDPAERAEMLEDDGKIRVTCEYCATVYALDPDEVVAEQI; encoded by the coding sequence GTGACCGATCACGCGCCCAACATTCCCGTTTCCGACGATCTGGCCGCCGCCTTCCAGATCGAAGGCTGGCCCGTGCGCGGTCGCCTGGTTCGCCTGGGCGCGACCATCGACAAGATCCTGGCCGCCCACGCCTATCCCGAGCCGGTCGCCGCCCTGCTGGGCGAAGCCTGCGCCCTGGCGGCCCTGATCGGCTCCAGCCTGAAGTTCGAGGGACGGCTGCTGGTCCAGGCCCAGGGCGACGGCCCCGTGCGGTATGTCGTCGCCGACTATGGCACCGACGGCGCCCTGCGCGGCTACTGTCGTTATGACGAGGCCGAGGTGGCCGAGGCGTCCAAGGGCTTCGCCCGGCCGGGCGCCCGGTCCCTGCTGGGCCAGGGCGTGTTCGTCATGACGCTGGATCGCGGCCCGGATTTCGAAAGGACCCAGGGCATCACCCCCATCGAGGGCGAAAGCCTGTCGCTGGCGGCCGAACACTATTTCCAGCAGTCCGAACAGGTGCCGACCAAGGTGCGCCTGGCGGTCGGTGCGGTCGAGACCGAGGCCGGTTCGCAATGGCGGGCCGGCGGGGCGATGATCCAGATCATCGCCGGCGACGAGACGCGCGGATCGACCGAGGAGGTCTGGGACCGCACCCGCGCCCTGTTCGGCACCCTGGCCGACGACGAACTGGTCGACCCGACCATCTCGCCCGAGACGCTGCTGTTCCGCCTGTTCCACGAGGACGGGGTGCGGCTGGAGGGCGCGCGAGAACTGACGGCCGTCTGCCGTTGCTCGCGCGAACGGATCACCTCGGTCCTGGCCTCGTTCGATCCGGCCGAGCGCGCCGAGATGCTGGAGGACGACGGCAAGATCCGCGTCACCTGCGAGTACTGCGCCACGGTCTATGCGCTGGATCCCGACGAAGTGGTCGCCGAGCAAATCTGA